In Deltaproteobacteria bacterium, one DNA window encodes the following:
- the rplO gene encoding 50S ribosomal protein L15 encodes MKLLDSLRPKDGSVHYRKRVGRGIGSGLGGYSGKGGKGQTQRSGGSIRRGFEGGQTPLHRRLPKFGFTNNMFKTKYKSLSFSDLEKFGSEINISDLESMFKNGPFKLLNNGKISKAINLTVHKITKSAKEQIEKNGGKVTIL; translated from the coding sequence ATGAAACTTTTAGATAGTTTAAGGCCTAAGGATGGATCTGTTCATTACAGAAAAAGAGTTGGTAGGGGAATAGGTTCAGGTCTTGGTGGTTATAGTGGTAAGGGTGGAAAAGGACAAACTCAGAGAAGCGGTGGATCGATTAGAAGAGGTTTTGAGGGGGGTCAAACTCCCCTACATAGAAGATTGCCAAAGTTTGGTTTCACAAACAATATGTTTAAAACTAAATATAAATCACTTAGTTTTTCTGATTTAGAGAAATTTGGCTCAGAAATAAATATCAGTGATTTGGAATCAATGTTTAAAAATGGACCTTTTAAGCTTCTTAATAATGGTAAAATTTCTAAGGCAATAAATTTAACTGTTCATAAAATTACGAAGAGTGCTAAAGAACAAATTGAAAAAAATGGTGGAAAAGTAACAATTTTATAA